In Mercenaria mercenaria strain notata chromosome 13, MADL_Memer_1, whole genome shotgun sequence, a single window of DNA contains:
- the LOC123529460 gene encoding uncharacterized protein LOC123529460 — protein sequence MDGWICRNCFLSCLILIVSEFQIIESSRLGHYRCSWHFGSPPPTSRSDITTSTYGTNQPACSSVDNSRITEYVNNCSSQNYVPLLACREDGTWNCQSFIAMCKTLIHTDTILPNNKHGPASSPETHKQDSGPSLPDLQKGTEPSADADAKMFNPDENYFTMKEMAIAVLVSFITGATMLAIVICVVWRCRHSHLSSEQAMEAAHQSAKRLAALHAITHIAHAIGGGQETLQSCHFANPQYGQIIASRDILGDALMEHDRVYEEIFTRRKSSCKGQECIYANVDKTKKKTPTMRKNRSSGDLRTIDESAEESDFGYEADNNATPQVPRRKINNWGNMINNNKRSPALNARRLNDNAVNDDLLWKSYMNDVSNNSGKEQVGPANSQAGVNAEDEISKDEVSKCDSGYIEEISETGHETVKVGDDKGADIKDWDDTGAGKRKQSLRL from the exons ATGGATGGTTGGATTTGCAGAAATTGTTTCTTATCATGCCTGATCCTTATAGTTTCAG aatttcaaATCATCGAATCGTCAAGACTTGGACATTATAG ATGCTCATGGCACTTTGGCTCACCACCACCGACAAGTAGATCCGACATTACCACATCTACATACGGTACAAACCAGCCTGCGTGTAGCTCTGTTGACAACTCCAGAATTACAGAGTATGTCAACAATTGCTCCAGTCAAAATTATGTTCCTTTACTGGCCTGCAGGGAAGACGGAACATGGAATTGCC agtcTTTCATTGCAATGTGTAAAACCCTGATACACACGGATACCATATTACCGAACAACAAACATGGGCCTGCATCCTCGCCAGAGACACATAAACAAGACTCGGGACCTTCTCTGCCTGATCTACAAAAAG GTACTGAACCAAGTGCTGATGCTGATGCGAAGATGTTCAACCCAGATGAGAATTATTTCACCATGAAAGAAATGGCGATTGCCGTGCTTGTATCGTTTATCACCGGAGCTACCATGTTAGCCATTGTCATATGTGTCGTCTGGCGCTGCAGACATAGTCACTT GAGTTCTGAGCAAGCGATGGAAGCTGCTCATCAGAGTGCCAAAAGGCTTGCTGCTCTACATGCAATCACACATATTGCTCAT GCCATCGGTGGCGGTCAAGAAACTTTGCAATCCTGTCATTTTGCAAACCCTCAATATGGACAAATTATAGCATCCAGGGATATTCTTGGCGATGCATTAATGGAACATGACCGAGTATATGAAGAGATTTTCACAAGGCGAAAGTCAAGCTGCAAAGGTCAAGAATGCATTTATGCAAATGTTGATAAAACGAAGAAGAAAACTCCAACTATGAGGAAAAATAGGTCTTCAGGCGACCTAAGAACCATAGACGAAAGCGCGGAAGAATCTGATTTCGGTTATGAGGCTGACAACAACGCGACACCGCAAGTACcaagaagaaaaataaacaactggggaaatatgataaataataacaaaagaaGTCCTGCACTGAATGCACGCCGACTTAATGACAATGCTGTGAATGATGATTTACTGTGGAAATCATACATGAACGATGTGAGCAACAATTCTGGTAAAGAACAAGTAGGACCTGCAAATAGTCAAGCTGGAGTTAATGCTGAAGATGAAATAAGCAAGGACGAAGTGAGCAAATGTGACTCCGGTTACATTGAGGAGATCAGTGAAACTGGACACGAGACAGTCAAGGTTGGCGACGACAAAGGTGCCGATATAAAAGATTGGGATGACACAGGTGccggaaaaagaaaacaatcattgCGTTTGTAA